The following are encoded in a window of Ranitomeya variabilis isolate aRanVar5 chromosome 6, aRanVar5.hap1, whole genome shotgun sequence genomic DNA:
- the LOC143783344 gene encoding uncharacterized protein LOC143783344, whose product MLKGKHLNECGSIHEDHGKYNAFYIYQILKDQCGRVGRVRVPSRAPILLGPRQEELLMLPVGAAQRLNGLEVLLEPAREGSSFAKVHVARSLAIVKNGRVLVRCINVLDEAVAIPAGTILAELFVPAEKVPENAGFELRPDQQSSWTFAVEVGRTEPPTEEWNGHVIMEQMGVDREKLTPVQLEQLERVLWEHQETFSQHGEDFGCTQMIEHEIPTGDTPPIRERYRQIPPALYQEVKSMVASMLDNQVIRESRSPWAAPVVLVRKKDGTLRFCVDYRKLNAHTVRDAYPLPRIEESLSALGRAKYFSTLDLASGYWQVPMAEKDRAKTAFVLPMGLFEFNRMPFGLATAPGTFQRLMEHCLGDLNFESVLIYLATLWCETWIQVDSSVTMMVDDVAGF is encoded by the exons ATGCTGAAGGGCAAACATTTAAATGAATGTGGGAGTATCCATGAAGATCATGGCAAATACAATGCCTTCTACATATATCAGATACTGAAGGATCAAT gcggccgggtgggccgggtccgagtgccatcgagggccccgatcctgctgggaccaagacaagaggagctcttaatgctgcctgtgggagctgcacagagattgaatgggcttgaagtgctacttgagcccgcccgagagggttcctcatttgccaaggtacatgtggcccggtctctggcgattgtaAAGAATGGACGAGTGctggtccgatgcatcaatgttttagatgaagctgttgcaattcctgctggaaccatactggctgaactgttcgtgccggcagaaaaggtgccggaaaatgcaggattcgaactgcgaccagaccaacagtcatcctggacctttgcggtcgaggtaggccggactgagcctcctacggaggaatggaatggtcatgtgatcatggagcagatgggagtggatcgggagaagctgacccccgtgcagttggagcagttggagagagttttgtgggaacatcaagagaccttttcccaacatggagaggacttcgggtgtacccagatgattgagcatgagattccaacgggggatactccacccattagagaaagatatcggcaaattcctccagcgctttatcaagaggtgaagagcatggtggccagtatgctggacaaccaagtgatccgagagagccggagtccctgggcggctcctgtagtcttggtccgcaagaaggatgggacactccgattttgtgtggactatcgaaaattgaacgcccacaccgtacgggacgcatatcctttaccccgtattgaagaatccctgtcggccctgggtcgggccaagtatttctcaacgttggatttggcaagcgggtactggcaggtcccaatggctgaaaaagatcgggccaagacggcgtttgtcttgccaatggggctcttcgagttcaaccggatgccctttggcctcgctaccgccccgggaaccttccaacgcctgatggaacattgcttgggcgatctaaattttgaatcagtcctgatatatctagcaacattgtggt